One genomic region from Spirosoma sp. KCTC 42546 encodes:
- a CDS encoding 3-oxoacyl-ACP synthase III family protein encodes MNTIYSSIKGLGFYVPDTIVTNDDLTQYMDTSDAWIQERTGIKQRRYFTHGKDTNASMATAASRMALDRANLVAKDVDLIVYATITPDYYFPGSAFLMQRELGLEGIGVIDIRNQCSGFVYALSIADQFIKTGMYKTILVVGSEIQSTFLDKSNAGRGVAVIFGDGAGAAVVQATTDPEHRVLSTHLHADGRYAEELYVRDPGSSREGRWLTESTLTDGNYNVTMNGNTVFKHAVVRFMEVINESLEANGYKSDDLALLVPHQANIRISDYVRQQMNLPEEKVFNNIHQYGNTTAASIPIALTEAFEQGRINPGDLVCLAAFGSGFTWASALIKW; translated from the coding sequence ATGAATACAATTTATTCAAGTATTAAAGGGTTAGGTTTCTACGTTCCAGATACCATTGTTACGAACGATGACCTCACCCAGTATATGGACACCTCCGATGCCTGGATACAGGAACGGACGGGTATTAAACAACGTCGGTACTTTACCCACGGAAAAGATACGAATGCCAGTATGGCAACGGCGGCCTCCCGTATGGCGCTCGATCGGGCGAATCTGGTGGCCAAAGACGTTGACCTGATTGTTTATGCAACTATAACACCGGATTACTATTTCCCTGGGTCGGCCTTTCTGATGCAGCGCGAATTAGGGCTAGAAGGCATTGGAGTAATCGACATTCGGAACCAGTGTTCGGGCTTTGTATATGCGCTATCAATAGCCGACCAGTTCATTAAAACGGGAATGTATAAAACCATTCTGGTGGTCGGCTCGGAAATCCAGTCAACATTTTTAGATAAAAGTAATGCGGGCCGGGGAGTTGCTGTCATTTTCGGTGATGGTGCCGGAGCGGCCGTTGTACAGGCCACGACAGACCCTGAGCACCGGGTTTTATCTACCCACCTTCACGCTGATGGGCGCTATGCCGAAGAACTATATGTGCGCGATCCGGGCAGCAGTCGGGAAGGGCGTTGGCTCACCGAAAGTACGCTAACCGATGGCAACTATAACGTGACGATGAATGGTAATACCGTTTTTAAACACGCTGTAGTGCGGTTCATGGAGGTAATAAACGAGAGTCTTGAGGCAAACGGCTATAAATCCGACGATCTTGCCCTATTAGTCCCGCATCAGGCAAATATCCGCATTTCGGACTATGTTCGTCAGCAGATGAATTTACCGGAAGAGAAAGTATTTAATAATATTCATCAGTACGGTAATACTACAGCGGCCTCTATTCCTATTGCCCTGACCGAAGCCTTTGAACAGGGGCGCATTAATCCCGGTGATTTAGTTTGCCTGGCGGCCTTCGGAAGCGGTTTTACCTGGGCATCTGCATTAATTAAATGGTAA
- a CDS encoding HAMP domain-containing sensor histidine kinase → MKRIEKHIFLLLAALAAGLSVLCFLLLEQNAPGATDEQYVSAVQQRVKEEMQVSNADLDSVAGLLQRNPKPTFTNLFKLPTQYPYFVFQNKQLVYWSDYRFIPEFAQLTSATTTPKLIDFEQGRYLVSHKRVAVGAELLDVFSLVNIYRYYHSNNAYLQSGYNPNLFALDPQSITDKRQRAYQAIYDNTSAFLFSVEPPKVDAYRNHSTPVNTVILASLAMIFLGMYVMQLMFRLKKQHQYELGFIGLAVYLLLLRAVMLYLGVPFLFIETDLFNPKYYASSVLVPSLGDLLLNALVIAILAFYWVRYYYRSKTYMFLLHRPQWLKLVLSVSCVVISYMVFSLCYIELNNIYEKSQFTLDITLNIHFSFLKVVCLVVFITISCIYFLVIHLLASLFLRYNRINHVGIGLLLIVAGTALGGGIWLVLGGALDPVFLLNGVYFLLIYISQLPKTLYTFRYKTSIYLFLAAFICAVMTSYVVYNQEIRKQLNHEQEFATQLLAENDVFGEFLMSKAQESIQKDAEIGRALQTDTLLVRERIQQRVKSLHLDKYFDKYDIEVFSFRANGRPLDISPNPISFTTLTNRYRKTNYKTEYPGVYFINEVDNQFVKQYVCFVAIRQPSTVSTVSRPLSTSSSDTLGYVVLDLRLRNERPKSVYPELLVDTKFTQNPDTQEYSYAFFSGPALGRSSFGTAQHRLLYSGPGSYNYDRKLELSMLDNPALFSTGVASNQFQHVAQRGQDGRIVVVSSPEYPFRNIFSNFSFLYLLLVMTVILVILGYAINYRFSKFNINYSTRIQILLNLAFFLPLIFVILIILGVISSNYVDNQKNTYISNTRNIATNFLAYLDEHLDTKKRSKASMEEELSKIARDADIDINLFDTKGQLYTSTRPLIYESGYLSKRINPEAYIHIIEDKENQILLDESLGSKQYRTAYAGIKSYDGRLLGVLSIPYFYAQPELDRKIIEVIATSLSIFTALFLFFLILSYFASHMLTKPLRLLTQKIRKTNLELPNDPLPWQSDDEIGLLIREYNRMLLKLEESKLALAQTEKQSAWREMAKQVAHEIKNPLTPMKLTLQHLQRTFPNSKDSSAGANDPARRIILRTFDSLLDQIDNLSDIATSFSEFAKMPLPKKEVFEMTGVFNKTADLYADDKRIILRRQVTDGPVMAMGDRQLTGSMLTNLIINAIQSVPPDRKPVIDLKLYTNSDAVQIEIHDNGAGIPEAIQSKVFLPNFSTKRGGSGLGLALAKRGVEHAGGTIWFETVEGVGTSFFVSLPLAGVPGPLVGESVNY, encoded by the coding sequence GTGAAGCGCATTGAAAAACATATTTTCCTGCTATTAGCAGCATTAGCCGCAGGCTTGTCGGTCTTGTGCTTTCTCTTGCTGGAACAGAACGCGCCAGGGGCTACTGATGAGCAATATGTGAGTGCTGTTCAGCAACGGGTAAAAGAAGAAATGCAGGTCAGTAATGCTGATTTAGACAGTGTAGCTGGCTTATTACAGCGGAACCCCAAGCCAACGTTCACCAATCTATTTAAGCTTCCAACTCAATATCCTTATTTTGTATTTCAAAATAAACAACTAGTCTATTGGTCCGACTACCGGTTTATTCCAGAATTTGCACAGTTAACTTCTGCAACGACAACACCTAAACTGATTGATTTTGAGCAGGGACGTTATTTAGTTAGCCATAAACGTGTGGCCGTAGGAGCGGAATTGCTGGATGTTTTTTCACTAGTCAACATCTATCGGTATTATCACAGTAATAATGCCTATTTACAGTCGGGCTATAATCCAAATTTGTTTGCGCTTGATCCTCAGTCTATTACTGATAAACGACAACGCGCCTACCAGGCAATTTACGATAATACATCCGCTTTTCTGTTCTCGGTGGAACCTCCCAAGGTAGATGCCTATCGGAACCATTCTACCCCAGTCAATACAGTTATTCTGGCTTCGCTAGCTATGATTTTTCTGGGGATGTACGTCATGCAATTGATGTTTCGTCTAAAGAAGCAACATCAGTATGAATTGGGGTTTATTGGGCTGGCCGTTTACTTATTGCTATTGAGGGCCGTGATGCTCTATTTGGGTGTACCGTTTTTATTCATCGAAACGGATCTGTTTAATCCCAAGTATTATGCCTCGTCTGTTCTGGTACCATCTCTGGGGGACTTACTGCTCAATGCATTAGTGATTGCGATACTGGCATTCTACTGGGTCAGGTATTATTACCGTTCGAAAACCTATATGTTTTTGCTGCACCGACCTCAGTGGCTCAAACTGGTGCTATCGGTAAGCTGTGTTGTGATCAGCTATATGGTATTTTCGCTCTGTTACATTGAGCTAAACAATATTTACGAAAAGTCTCAGTTTACACTCGACATCACGCTTAACATCCACTTTTCGTTTTTAAAAGTTGTGTGCCTGGTGGTTTTTATTACCATATCGTGCATCTATTTCCTGGTGATCCATTTATTGGCTAGCCTTTTTTTGCGGTACAACCGGATTAATCATGTTGGCATTGGTCTCTTGCTTATTGTGGCAGGAACAGCGCTAGGTGGGGGAATTTGGCTTGTTCTGGGGGGGGCATTAGATCCTGTATTTCTCCTGAATGGCGTCTACTTCCTGCTCATTTACATTAGCCAATTGCCGAAAACCCTTTATACATTTCGGTACAAAACCTCAATATACCTATTCCTGGCAGCATTCATTTGTGCTGTAATGACATCTTATGTAGTTTATAATCAGGAAATTAGGAAGCAGCTAAATCATGAACAGGAGTTTGCCACACAACTCCTGGCCGAAAATGATGTATTTGGGGAATTCTTAATGAGTAAAGCGCAGGAGTCCATTCAAAAAGACGCTGAAATTGGGCGTGCTTTACAAACAGATACCTTATTGGTGCGGGAGCGTATTCAGCAACGGGTAAAAAGCCTTCACTTAGATAAGTACTTTGATAAATATGATATTGAAGTGTTTTCATTCCGGGCAAATGGGCGCCCACTCGACATAAGCCCGAATCCTATTTCATTTACAACCTTAACAAATCGGTACCGGAAGACCAACTATAAAACAGAATATCCAGGCGTATATTTTATAAATGAAGTTGATAATCAATTTGTTAAGCAATACGTTTGCTTTGTAGCTATTCGCCAGCCTAGCACTGTGTCAACAGTAAGCCGGCCCTTGAGTACCTCCTCGTCTGATACATTGGGGTATGTTGTCCTGGATCTCCGGCTGCGTAATGAACGGCCCAAAAGTGTTTATCCTGAATTATTGGTTGATACTAAGTTTACGCAGAACCCGGACACGCAAGAATATAGTTATGCGTTCTTTTCCGGTCCGGCATTAGGCCGTTCATCATTTGGGACGGCACAACATCGGCTGCTCTATAGTGGCCCTGGCAGTTATAATTATGATCGGAAGCTGGAGCTATCCATGCTCGATAATCCGGCGCTGTTTTCGACTGGAGTTGCCAGTAATCAATTTCAGCACGTTGCCCAGCGCGGGCAGGATGGGCGGATTGTGGTGGTATCATCACCGGAATATCCGTTCAGAAACATCTTTTCCAATTTCTCCTTTCTGTATTTATTATTGGTTATGACGGTTATCCTGGTCATTTTAGGGTATGCCATCAATTACCGCTTCTCCAAGTTTAATATTAACTACTCGACCCGGATTCAAATTCTGCTGAACCTGGCCTTTTTTCTGCCGTTGATATTTGTCATTCTTATCATCTTGGGGGTCATAAGTTCCAATTATGTTGATAATCAGAAAAATACATACATCAGCAACACGCGGAATATTGCTACGAACTTCCTGGCGTATTTAGATGAGCACCTCGATACAAAAAAGCGTAGTAAAGCATCCATGGAGGAGGAGTTGAGTAAAATTGCCCGCGACGCCGACATTGACATCAATCTGTTCGATACAAAAGGTCAGCTCTATACGTCCACGCGTCCACTCATCTATGAAAGCGGGTATCTTTCCAAACGAATTAACCCGGAGGCCTACATTCATATAATTGAGGACAAAGAGAATCAGATTTTGCTCGATGAGTCACTGGGAAGTAAGCAGTATAGAACAGCCTATGCCGGAATTAAATCGTATGATGGTCGATTGCTAGGTGTATTGAGTATTCCGTATTTCTATGCGCAACCTGAACTCGATCGGAAAATTATTGAGGTTATTGCTACCTCGCTCAGCATATTTACGGCGCTGTTTTTATTCTTCCTGATCCTGTCCTATTTCGCATCACACATGCTGACGAAACCCCTTCGGTTACTGACGCAGAAAATCAGGAAAACCAATTTAGAACTTCCCAATGATCCCTTACCCTGGCAATCTGACGACGAAATTGGTCTGCTGATTCGGGAATACAACCGAATGTTACTCAAACTGGAAGAGAGCAAGCTGGCACTGGCCCAAACCGAGAAGCAGTCGGCCTGGCGCGAAATGGCTAAACAAGTAGCTCACGAAATCAAGAACCCGCTTACACCCATGAAACTTACGTTGCAGCATTTGCAGCGGACGTTTCCAAATTCCAAAGATTCGTCGGCAGGAGCCAATGATCCGGCCCGTCGGATCATTTTGAGAACGTTTGATTCGTTGCTGGACCAGATTGATAACCTGAGCGATATTGCAACCTCGTTCTCCGAATTTGCGAAAATGCCTTTGCCCAAGAAGGAAGTTTTTGAAATGACGGGGGTGTTCAATAAAACAGCTGACTTGTATGCTGATGACAAGCGGATTATACTCCGGCGACAGGTAACGGATGGGCCAGTAATGGCGATGGGCGATCGGCAGCTAACGGGAAGCATGCTGACCAACCTGATTATCAATGCCATTCAGTCGGTTCCCCCCGATCGGAAGCCTGTTATTGATCTGAAGCTCTATACCAACAGCGATGCTGTTCAGATTGAAATTCACGACAATGGCGCTGGCATTCCGGAGGCCATTCAAAGCAAGGTTTTCCTGCCAAATTTTAGTACAAAACGGGGTGGGTCGGGTCTAGGGCTGGCTCTTGCTAAACGGGGGGTTGAGCATGCAGGAGGTACTATCTGGTTCGAAACCGTTGAAGGCGTTGGTACTTCATTCTTTGTATCACTCCCACTAGCGGGCGTTCCTGGACCATTAGTTGGCGAATCGGTTAATTATTGA
- a CDS encoding SAM-dependent methyltransferase has product MPTLYLIPTLLADDTAGQVLPAHIQGIIEKTDVYFVENVRTARRFISGLKTERIIDETTFFDLDKDTPPADTRRQIQELTERRRNAGVLSEAGCPGVADPGAVVVGMAHALGWRVEPLVGPSSILLALMGSGMSGQSFVFHGYLPIDRQDRARTVRHLEKEAQLRQQTQIFMETPYRNDALFADVLANCQPNTRLCVASNLTAPDAFIRTLTIREWKSQVPDLRKKPTVFLLL; this is encoded by the coding sequence ATGCCAACCCTCTACCTAATCCCTACTTTACTTGCCGACGATACCGCTGGTCAGGTGTTGCCTGCTCATATACAAGGGATCATTGAAAAAACCGACGTGTATTTTGTCGAAAACGTCCGCACGGCCCGACGATTCATTAGCGGGTTGAAAACGGAACGTATTATTGACGAAACCACGTTTTTTGACCTCGATAAAGACACTCCCCCTGCCGACACTCGCCGACAGATTCAGGAGTTAACGGAACGCAGACGGAATGCAGGTGTATTGTCGGAAGCGGGTTGCCCAGGCGTAGCCGATCCCGGGGCTGTAGTTGTTGGTATGGCACACGCGTTGGGTTGGCGAGTAGAGCCACTTGTGGGTCCATCGTCTATTTTACTTGCTCTAATGGGATCAGGCATGAGCGGGCAGTCGTTTGTGTTTCATGGATACCTCCCCATTGACCGGCAAGACCGCGCTCGTACGGTACGGCACCTTGAAAAAGAAGCGCAACTGCGGCAACAGACCCAGATTTTCATGGAAACCCCTTACCGAAATGATGCACTATTTGCGGATGTACTGGCCAATTGTCAGCCAAACACACGCTTGTGCGTAGCCAGCAACCTCACTGCACCTGATGCCTTCATTCGTACACTAACTATCCGGGAATGGAAATCGCAGGTCCCCGATTTACGTAAAAAACCAACAGTGTTTCTACTTTTGTAG
- the selD gene encoding selenide, water dikinase SelD, with protein MQVTDTQAFKLTQYSHGAGCGCKISPKILDQILHSNQTSVQPFYKNLLVGNDSRDDAAVLDLGNGEAIISTTDFFMPIVDDAFDFGRIASANAISDIYAMGGEPIMAIAILGWPLDKLPPEVAGLVLEGSRAICLEAGIPLAGGHSIDSPEPIFGLAVTGKVRIDHLKQNNTATEGCQLYLTKPLGVGILTTAQKKGILKPEHANTAPSQMAQLNRFGAVLGKLPYVKALTDVTGFGLLGHLTEMAEGSGLSAVIEFDAVPKLPMIEEYLAQKSFPGGTVRNWDSYGHKISELTETQRYILADPQTSGGLLIAVEPNSAEEFERVASENGFILQSFGALVEQREKVVYVN; from the coding sequence ATGCAAGTAACCGACACACAAGCTTTCAAGCTCACCCAATATAGCCACGGTGCGGGCTGCGGCTGCAAGATTTCGCCCAAAATCCTGGATCAGATTCTGCATTCCAATCAAACGTCTGTTCAGCCTTTCTACAAAAACCTGCTGGTCGGAAACGATTCCCGTGACGATGCTGCCGTACTCGATCTGGGCAATGGCGAAGCGATTATTAGTACGACCGACTTTTTTATGCCAATTGTCGATGATGCATTCGACTTTGGTCGGATTGCATCGGCAAATGCCATCAGTGATATCTACGCAATGGGGGGCGAACCAATCATGGCGATTGCTATTTTGGGCTGGCCACTGGATAAACTCCCTCCCGAAGTTGCGGGTCTTGTCCTCGAGGGCTCTCGGGCCATTTGTCTCGAAGCAGGTATACCCCTGGCGGGTGGCCATAGCATCGACTCCCCCGAACCAATTTTCGGGCTGGCCGTAACGGGTAAAGTTCGAATCGACCACCTCAAGCAAAACAATACAGCTACTGAAGGTTGCCAGTTATACCTGACCAAACCACTTGGCGTCGGAATTCTGACAACGGCTCAGAAGAAAGGGATTTTAAAACCCGAACATGCCAACACAGCGCCTAGTCAAATGGCGCAACTGAATCGTTTTGGAGCCGTTTTAGGCAAACTGCCTTACGTGAAGGCATTAACCGACGTAACAGGGTTTGGTCTGCTAGGGCACCTGACAGAAATGGCCGAAGGATCGGGTTTAAGCGCGGTTATTGAGTTCGATGCTGTACCTAAACTGCCCATGATTGAGGAGTATTTGGCCCAGAAAAGCTTTCCGGGCGGTACCGTCCGCAACTGGGACAGTTATGGGCATAAAATCAGTGAACTAACCGAAACGCAACGCTATATTCTGGCTGATCCACAAACATCCGGTGGTCTGCTCATTGCCGTTGAGCCCAACAGCGCCGAAGAATTTGAACGAGTAGCCTCCGAAAACGGGTTTATCCTACAATCGTTCGGTGCATTAGTCGAACAGCGGGAAAAAGTGGTGTATGTAAATTAA
- the pssA gene encoding CDP-diacylglycerol--serine O-phosphatidyltransferase translates to MTCGNLLCGCIGLVMTLRGHLETASWLIMLAAVLDFGDGFVARLVKVSGPFGKELDSLADVVTFGVLPAAIVFQLGWFQGLGSISYGAFLIAILAALRLANFNIDTRQSESFLGLPVPANTMLIAAFPLMERYQPQFDAIWKNDIGLGMMIAFSFMMVTEIPLFALKFKSFGWADNQIKYSFLIASILLLLFLQFAAIPLIILLYIILSLFTKERKS, encoded by the coding sequence ATGACCTGTGGCAATTTGCTGTGTGGTTGTATCGGATTGGTCATGACCTTACGTGGGCATCTGGAAACAGCTTCCTGGTTGATAATGCTTGCAGCTGTTCTCGATTTTGGGGATGGTTTCGTAGCCCGGTTAGTGAAAGTATCGGGCCCATTTGGGAAAGAACTGGATTCATTGGCCGATGTCGTAACCTTTGGTGTTTTACCGGCTGCAATCGTCTTTCAGCTTGGGTGGTTTCAGGGACTCGGCTCAATTTCGTACGGTGCTTTTCTGATTGCTATTCTGGCTGCTTTACGCCTGGCGAATTTTAACATCGATACCCGCCAGTCAGAATCTTTTCTTGGCTTACCCGTGCCCGCTAATACAATGCTGATTGCTGCGTTTCCGCTTATGGAACGCTATCAGCCTCAGTTCGATGCCATCTGGAAAAACGATATTGGCCTGGGTATGATGATTGCCTTCTCGTTTATGATGGTGACAGAAATACCTCTCTTTGCGCTCAAATTCAAGTCGTTTGGCTGGGCTGATAATCAGATTAAATACAGTTTTCTGATCGCATCTATACTACTCCTGTTATTTTTGCAGTTTGCAGCCATCCCGCTTATTATTCTACTTTACATTATTCTTTCACTTTTTACCAAAGAGCGAAAGAGCTAA
- a CDS encoding MBL fold metallo-hydrolase, which yields MIQAFEFSPFHENTYVISDDATGEAVVIDPGCYEQVEKEALARFITDHKLNLKYLLLTHSHLDHVFGVAYIKRKFGVKAYLNELDMVIYNDVPTRCALFGLRGYEPSEIDAFLKEGDQFRFGNTVLDVIFVPGHAPGHVAFVNHAERYVIGGDVLFRGSVGRTDFPYCNHADLINSIRTQFFTLPDDYVVYAGHMEPTTIGHEKRTNPFVKQL from the coding sequence ATGATTCAAGCTTTCGAGTTTTCTCCGTTTCACGAAAATACATACGTCATTTCCGACGATGCGACTGGCGAGGCTGTTGTCATTGACCCCGGCTGCTACGAACAGGTTGAAAAAGAAGCGCTGGCACGATTCATAACGGATCATAAACTCAATCTTAAGTACCTACTCCTCACACACTCTCATCTCGATCACGTCTTTGGTGTTGCTTATATAAAGCGCAAATTCGGGGTTAAAGCCTACCTCAACGAGCTGGATATGGTCATCTATAACGATGTCCCAACGCGTTGCGCCCTCTTTGGCCTACGTGGCTACGAACCTTCCGAAATCGATGCCTTTCTCAAGGAAGGTGACCAGTTTCGATTCGGCAATACCGTTTTAGATGTCATCTTTGTACCAGGACATGCGCCGGGGCATGTAGCCTTTGTAAACCATGCAGAACGGTACGTGATTGGAGGTGATGTGTTATTTAGGGGAAGTGTTGGCCGAACGGACTTTCCGTATTGTAACCATGCCGACCTCATAAACAGTATTCGAACCCAGTTTTTTACACTGCCTGACGACTATGTAGTATATGCCGGTCATATGGAACCAACCACCATTGGCCACGAAAAGCGAACAAATCCGTTTGTTAAACAATTATAA
- the purS gene encoding phosphoribosylformylglycinamidine synthase subunit PurS, translated as MKYIAEINIMTRSEILDPQGKAVKLGLHNLQMDTIDNVRIGKHIRLEVDAETEDQARTTVDAACRQLLANLIMEEYSFDLHTA; from the coding sequence ATGAAATACATCGCTGAAATTAACATTATGACCCGTTCGGAAATTCTGGATCCACAGGGCAAAGCCGTTAAACTGGGACTTCATAATCTTCAGATGGACACCATCGACAATGTTCGTATTGGAAAGCATATCCGGCTCGAAGTGGATGCGGAAACCGAAGATCAGGCCCGGACAACCGTCGATGCAGCCTGCCGTCAATTGCTTGCGAATTTGATTATGGAAGAGTACTCATTCGATTTGCACACAGCCTAA
- a CDS encoding HNH endonuclease has protein sequence MDAKGNQSFWNEKWTPIVFEGIENPPRYEVSNYGRLRSFQSAPTTPAGSVAGNAAGKPIKGSVIQGYRSLNIRSGGKTFNRYVHKLVAEHFVKRDQPEQTFVIHLDHDKQNNYYPNLRWVTKDEMIEHNRNNPSLKNRQLPRQTRNYKLTESKVKIIKKLLLNDKNRLKMIAKQFGITHTQLNRIRSGENWKHVTIE, from the coding sequence ATGGATGCCAAAGGGAACCAAAGCTTCTGGAATGAAAAGTGGACACCAATTGTGTTTGAAGGAATTGAGAATCCTCCCCGCTATGAGGTCTCAAATTATGGAAGGCTACGCAGTTTTCAATCTGCTCCTACTACGCCTGCTGGTAGTGTAGCTGGCAATGCCGCCGGAAAACCAATTAAAGGGTCTGTCATTCAGGGCTATCGGTCCCTTAACATTCGTTCAGGAGGGAAAACGTTTAATCGGTACGTCCACAAATTAGTAGCCGAACACTTCGTTAAACGCGATCAGCCTGAGCAGACCTTCGTTATTCACCTCGATCACGATAAGCAGAATAATTACTATCCAAATCTGCGCTGGGTAACGAAAGACGAAATGATTGAGCACAATCGGAATAACCCCAGCCTGAAAAACCGCCAACTACCTCGTCAAACCCGCAATTACAAGCTTACTGAAAGCAAAGTCAAAATCATTAAAAAGCTGTTGCTTAATGATAAAAACCGGCTAAAAATGATTGCAAAGCAGTTTGGCATTACGCATACGCAACTGAATCGTATCCGATCGGGCGAAAACTGGAAGCACGTTACCATTGAATAA
- a CDS encoding alpha/beta fold hydrolase: MKLFFRQTGETGPAIVILHGLFGSSDNWLTISKTIAAQGYRVFLLDQRNHGQSPRANDQDYQAMAADLREFLIDQNLGTPNLVGHSMGGKTVMQYAMLYPGTFARLVVVDIAPKFYPIHHAEILRGLKAIDLAGIKGRTDADAILQQYEPIVPVRQFLLKNLYRNEQGGFDWRINIPVIERELHGIGEELTNPSVVTDPTLFIRGSESPYIVDEDIPAIKRIFPNSQIETIQGAGHWVQAEKPVEFVETLMAFLNAKGAK; encoded by the coding sequence ATGAAATTATTCTTCCGTCAAACCGGCGAGACCGGTCCGGCCATCGTTATTCTGCACGGCCTGTTTGGTTCTTCCGACAACTGGTTAACCATCAGCAAAACTATTGCCGCACAAGGCTACCGGGTGTTTCTCCTCGATCAGCGTAATCATGGTCAGTCGCCCCGTGCCAATGATCAGGATTACCAGGCTATGGCAGCTGATCTGCGCGAGTTTCTCATTGATCAAAACCTGGGTACACCTAACCTGGTTGGCCATTCGATGGGGGGAAAAACGGTAATGCAGTATGCCATGCTCTATCCTGGCACATTTGCAAGACTCGTTGTGGTCGATATTGCCCCTAAGTTTTACCCAATTCACCATGCCGAAATTTTACGCGGTTTAAAAGCCATTGATTTAGCTGGTATCAAAGGGCGCACTGATGCAGATGCCATTTTACAGCAATATGAGCCAATAGTACCAGTACGGCAGTTTTTGCTTAAAAACCTGTACCGTAACGAGCAGGGGGGATTTGACTGGCGTATTAACATACCCGTCATCGAACGCGAACTGCATGGAATTGGTGAGGAACTGACCAACCCAAGTGTTGTGACGGATCCAACCTTATTTATCCGGGGGAGCGAGTCGCCTTATATTGTAGATGAAGATATTCCGGCCATCAAACGTATTTTCCCAAATTCCCAAATCGAAACCATTCAGGGTGCAGGCCACTGGGTACAAGCCGAAAAACCAGTTGAGTTTGTGGAGACATTAATGGCTTTTTTAAACGCAAAGGGCGCTAAGTAA
- a CDS encoding iron-sulfur cluster assembly accessory protein yields MLIIDNPVRVRPEARQQILDTLQANKIPGEYGLRVGVRGGGCGSSWLLGFDLPGPTDEVYNVEGVQVIIDRKHLLYVLGAEIGYETGGYTVEKSPADSH; encoded by the coding sequence ATGCTGATAATCGATAATCCCGTTCGTGTTAGACCCGAAGCGCGTCAACAAATTCTGGACACATTACAAGCCAATAAAATTCCCGGTGAATATGGATTACGCGTCGGTGTTCGAGGGGGCGGTTGTGGGTCATCCTGGTTATTGGGGTTTGACCTCCCTGGTCCCACCGACGAAGTGTATAACGTTGAAGGGGTGCAGGTCATTATTGACCGGAAACATTTACTTTATGTGCTAGGGGCTGAAATTGGCTATGAAACGGGTGGTTATACTGTCGAAAAATCGCCCGCTGATAGCCATTAG
- a CDS encoding CoA-binding protein, giving the protein MEAHTKKTLVVGATEKAGRYANLAAYSLLRHGHEIELVGLREGQIEGNPIRTGQPVLEDIDTVTMYVGPQNQPNLYDYIKSLKPRRVIFNPGAENPEFEKQLQAEGIQPIEACTLVMLSVGTY; this is encoded by the coding sequence ATGGAAGCACACACAAAGAAAACCTTGGTTGTTGGAGCCACCGAAAAGGCGGGTCGCTATGCAAATTTGGCCGCCTATAGTTTGCTTCGTCACGGCCACGAAATTGAACTGGTTGGCTTACGGGAAGGCCAGATTGAGGGAAATCCGATTCGAACAGGGCAGCCAGTGCTCGAAGATATCGATACCGTCACGATGTATGTTGGGCCACAAAACCAACCCAACTTATACGACTATATCAAAAGCCTGAAGCCCCGCCGGGTAATTTTCAATCCAGGTGCCGAAAATCCAGAATTTGAGAAACAGCTTCAGGCTGAAGGTATCCAACCCATTGAAGCCTGTACACTCGTCATGCTGTCGGTAGGAACGTATTAG